The following are encoded together in the Halomonas halophila genome:
- a CDS encoding DUF2333 family protein, which translates to MASKRRAAERRRRSKETLERPQYGWIWKPLLVVLVIALVVTLGLGVWWSRTPALEPVSDDAVAASDTAPGMAVVGGLSGLVGTLLDKPGGYLRNDLAPPGVWLDNMPAWELGVLGQARWMSQSLPTIAGSDAAALDAARTALEGDADDWFYPSTERRLEQARAALDGYRQTLGGGQAAFAADGQGIAAWLNGVSRGLDDMGRRLSASVGSPEALAGLDLDTEGLPTETPWYRLDNVFFEARGQAWALHRLLVAMHRDQAERIEAAGLTMRWEALLAELELSQRRLWSPVILNGSGFGLFANHSLVMAHHVLRARDLSRELAEGVATQFDALEVPAADDDARQESGAETVAEENETAREVAAEPEASEGGVKAPRDAANGDGDVTAEEVGGEEAVAE; encoded by the coding sequence ATGGCATCGAAGCGACGGGCGGCCGAACGGCGTCGCCGCAGTAAAGAGACGCTGGAGCGTCCGCAATACGGTTGGATCTGGAAGCCGCTGCTGGTGGTGCTGGTGATCGCGCTGGTCGTGACGCTGGGGTTGGGCGTCTGGTGGAGCCGCACGCCGGCGTTGGAGCCGGTGTCGGATGACGCCGTCGCCGCCTCCGACACGGCGCCGGGCATGGCCGTCGTGGGTGGCCTGTCGGGCCTGGTGGGGACGCTGCTCGACAAGCCGGGCGGCTATCTGCGCAACGACCTGGCCCCGCCTGGGGTATGGCTCGACAACATGCCCGCCTGGGAGCTCGGTGTGCTCGGCCAGGCGCGCTGGATGAGCCAGTCGCTGCCGACCATCGCCGGCAGCGACGCCGCGGCGCTGGATGCCGCGCGCACGGCGCTGGAGGGCGATGCCGACGACTGGTTCTATCCCTCCACCGAGCGTCGACTCGAGCAGGCCCGCGCCGCCCTCGACGGCTATCGCCAGACGCTTGGCGGCGGTCAGGCCGCCTTCGCTGCCGATGGCCAGGGGATTGCGGCCTGGTTGAACGGCGTGTCCCGGGGGCTCGACGACATGGGACGTCGCCTCTCGGCCAGCGTCGGCAGTCCCGAAGCCCTGGCCGGGCTGGACCTCGACACCGAGGGGCTGCCCACGGAGACGCCGTGGTACCGGCTCGACAACGTCTTCTTCGAGGCCCGCGGCCAGGCCTGGGCCCTTCATCGTCTGCTCGTGGCGATGCACCGCGACCAGGCCGAGCGAATCGAGGCCGCCGGGCTGACGATGCGCTGGGAGGCCCTGCTGGCCGAACTCGAGCTGAGCCAGCGACGGCTGTGGAGCCCGGTGATCCTCAACGGCTCGGGTTTCGGGCTGTTCGCCAATCATTCGCTGGTGATGGCGCATCATGTGCTGCGTGCCCGGGACCTGAGCCGCGAGCTCGCCGAGGGGGTGGCGACGCAGTTTGATGCCCTCGAGGTGCCGGCGGCCGATGACGACGCTCGGCAGGAGAGCGGCGCGGAGACCGTCGCCGAAGAGAACGAGACGGCGCG